The Argentina anserina chromosome 3, drPotAnse1.1, whole genome shotgun sequence genome includes a region encoding these proteins:
- the LOC126788884 gene encoding CLAVATA3/ESR (CLE)-related protein 5-like: MASNHSNQLIRVSVLIMLLIWSFHGATGSEGEGYGGRKTMQKRINSKTILRELLGDLSKMEKQHYKTRRTLFGDRVSPGGPDPQHNSCPPALAYNALGKNNRRNSSTTTTNARRC, translated from the coding sequence ATGGCTTCAAATCACTCTAATCAACTTATTCGAGTCTCAGTGCTTATCATGTTACTTATCTGGTCGTTCCATGGAGCCACTGGTTCGGAAGGAGAAGGTTATGGTGGGCGCAAGACCATGCAGAAGAGGATCAACAGCAAGACTATCCTACGTGAATTATTAGGTGATTTGTCTAAGATGGAGAAGCAGCATTACAAAACAAGGAGGACATTATTTGGAGATAGAGTTTCACCAGGAGGGCCGGATCCACAGCACAACTCGTGTCCACCAGCATTAGCCTACAACGCTCTTGGAAAGAATAACCGCCGGAAtagctccaccaccaccactaatGCTCGTAGATGCTAA